From one Lotus japonicus ecotype B-129 chromosome 3, LjGifu_v1.2 genomic stretch:
- the LOC130746448 gene encoding uncharacterized protein LOC130746448, which yields MAPDHYQDHEPTTTTTLQPHLATWPWHLRRRLRRRRKVQTVRLGGQKPRRRVLRGLVRVFRRMRVRWLKLQYLRLLKRLKEHYRNVVKDMIEGAATIETFQQRLFMESTFAIPVGFNLSTYPSRCGSDYNRTIFM from the coding sequence ATGGCTCCAGATCATTATCAAGATCACGagccaaccaccaccaccactcttcaACCACACCTGGCCACATGGCCATGGCATCTCCGCCGGAGGCTGAGGCGGCGGAGGAAGGTCCAGACGGTGAGGCTAGGCGGGCAGAAGCCACGGCGGCGAGTCCTCCGGGGGCTGGTGAGAGTCTTTAGGAGGATGCGTGTGAGGTGGCTGAAGCTGCAGTATCTCCGGTTGTTGAAGCGGCTTAAGGAGCACTACCGGAACGTGGTGAAGGACATGATAGAAGGTGCCGCCACCATCGAAACGTTTCAGCAGCGGCTTTTCATGGAAAGCACTTTTGCTATCCCGGTTGGCTTTAACTTGTCTACCTATCCTTCTCGTTGTGGATCGGATTACAATCGAACCATTTTCATGTAA